The following proteins come from a genomic window of Microbacterium sp. SY138:
- a CDS encoding RHS repeat-associated core domain-containing protein: MQISTTPAGGAASVTAYTYDADGKVKTVTVDGQQLASVTYDALQRLQQITYPDGSALNSVGRDVAERVIGQEWLVGGQVVSDAVVRSQSGRVVKQQSSMGSTSYSSTYGYDTAGRLVSATIPGHEFTYGFGSSGGCGPNAAAGMSGNRTGLTDVWTAPGQAAVTTTTTSCYDWADRLLSSSVTGAVPGATTVMDGLAASEIVYDVRGNTVRLGDMQFSYDAANRHIGTTYDDGTTVRIMRDASGRIATRTIDPTGDAPAVTTSYLFAAGGDAAWGQKSGAELTRSVGLPGGVSWTNQAGVVTWSFPGLGGHGLVTRTGVTTSALLLWDPFGQPVDPVTFAIGTTASDDSGQVAGNTLWHQGALKPAESAGSALVVEMGVRLYVPALGRFLQVDPIEGGGANDYSWPTDPINGHDLTGKKWSIAPLVDGGSTAAKRSGTKPLTWLGGGGLPFSKSRPKASGTPTLISQLAALPAAPSQPTRTGPKQQPLWQWMPENGGTADLTVSACAGACLNLSIGHDGTGRVGLGFGLKAGVSVSAGASTESEGGLYLGGSCTAVMGPVGGYISGGIQENGPLGYGGGGVSVGAALGCSADVGWGW; the protein is encoded by the coding sequence ATGCAGATCTCGACGACTCCGGCCGGTGGTGCAGCGTCGGTGACGGCGTACACGTATGACGCCGACGGCAAGGTGAAGACGGTTACCGTCGACGGGCAGCAGCTCGCGTCGGTGACGTATGACGCGTTGCAGCGGCTGCAGCAGATCACGTATCCGGACGGTTCGGCGCTGAACAGTGTGGGTCGGGATGTGGCGGAGCGCGTGATCGGTCAGGAGTGGCTGGTCGGCGGGCAGGTCGTGTCGGATGCTGTGGTGCGGTCGCAGTCGGGGCGTGTGGTGAAGCAGCAGTCGTCGATGGGGTCGACGTCGTATTCGTCGACGTACGGGTATGACACGGCTGGGCGTTTGGTGTCGGCGACCATTCCGGGGCATGAGTTCACGTATGGGTTCGGGTCGTCGGGTGGGTGTGGTCCGAATGCGGCGGCGGGGATGTCGGGGAACCGGACGGGTCTGACGGATGTGTGGACGGCGCCGGGCCAGGCGGCCGTGACCACGACGACGACGTCCTGTTACGACTGGGCGGATCGGTTGTTGTCGTCGTCGGTGACGGGGGCGGTCCCGGGTGCGACGACGGTGATGGATGGTCTGGCGGCGTCGGAGATTGTGTACGACGTGCGGGGGAACACGGTTCGTCTGGGCGATATGCAGTTCTCCTACGACGCGGCCAACCGGCACATCGGGACGACGTATGACGATGGCACGACGGTGCGGATTATGCGCGACGCGTCCGGACGCATCGCCACACGCACCATTGACCCGACTGGTGATGCCCCCGCGGTGACGACGAGCTACTTGTTTGCGGCGGGTGGTGATGCGGCGTGGGGTCAGAAGTCCGGTGCGGAGTTGACCCGGAGTGTCGGGTTGCCGGGCGGGGTGTCGTGGACGAACCAGGCCGGGGTGGTGACGTGGTCGTTCCCCGGGTTGGGTGGACACGGTCTCGTGACCCGCACCGGGGTGACGACGAGTGCGTTGTTGTTGTGGGATCCGTTTGGTCAGCCGGTGGACCCGGTGACGTTCGCGATCGGCACCACTGCGTCGGATGACTCCGGGCAGGTGGCGGGGAACACGCTGTGGCATCAGGGGGCGTTGAAGCCCGCGGAATCGGCAGGGTCGGCTCTGGTGGTGGAGATGGGCGTGCGGTTGTATGTCCCCGCCCTCGGGAGGTTCCTGCAAGTCGACCCCATCGAAGGCGGTGGAGCGAACGACTACTCCTGGCCTACGGATCCCATCAACGGACACGACCTCACCGGCAAGAAATGGTCCATCGCTCCACTAGTCGACGGTGGCTCGACAGCCGCGAAACGGTCAGGGACCAAGCCTCTAACGTGGCTAGGAGGAGGCGGATTGCCGTTTAGTAAGTCACGCCCCAAGGCAAGTGGCACGCCCACGCTCATCTCGCAGCTCGCCGCGCTGCCCGCCGCACCGTCACAGCCAACCCGCACCGGGCCCAAGCAGCAACCTCTCTGGCAATGGATGCCCGAAAACGGTGGAACTGCAGACCTCACTGTCTCAGCCTGCGCCGGTGCCTGTCTCAACCTCTCAATTGGTCACGACGGTACGGGCCGAGTCGGACTTGGTTTCGGCCTGAAGGCGGGAGTATCGGTCTCAGCGGGAGCATCGACTGAGTCTGAAGGGGGGCTCTATTTGGGAGGAAGCTGCACTGCGGTCATGGGACCGGTGGGTGGCTACATCTCAGGCGGAATCCAAGAGAACGGGCCACTAGGATATGGGGGTGGCGGCGTCTCGGTGGGCGCAGCTCTCGGATGCAGCGCAGACGTCGGATGGGGATGGTGA
- a CDS encoding NAD(P)/FAD-dependent oxidoreductase, whose translation MNAAEKTDEYDLIVLGGGPVGENVADRAVQGGLTAIIVESELVGGECSYWACMPSKALLRSAQALRAAQHVGGSSQAVTGKLDVRAVFDRRDSFTSNWSDDGQVKWLESAGIDLARGHGRITGEREVTVTDADGAERVLTARHAVAISTGSDAVIPPIDGLRGATPWTSREATSAEELPESLAVIGGGVVAVEMATAYAALGSKVTVIARSGLLGGMEPFAGERVAAGLKELGVDVRTGTGTTSVRRGADGVTITLDGGEEITATEVLAATGRSPRSGDIGLDVVGLEPGRWIDVDDTLRVPGSDWLYAVGDVNGRVLLTHQGKYQARAAGDVIVARAQGEDVDDAPWGRHVATADQAAVPQVTFSIPEVGSVGLTEAQATKAGIAVKAVDYDLGWVAGASLYEDGFEGQARLVVDTDRDIVIGATFVGPEVAELVHAATVAVVGEVPIARLWHAVPSYPTISEIWLRLLEGYGRDSA comes from the coding sequence ATGAACGCTGCGGAGAAGACCGACGAGTATGACCTGATCGTGTTGGGCGGTGGTCCGGTGGGCGAGAACGTCGCCGACCGAGCCGTGCAGGGCGGACTCACCGCGATCATCGTGGAGAGCGAGCTCGTCGGAGGCGAGTGCTCCTACTGGGCGTGCATGCCGTCGAAGGCGCTGCTGCGTTCGGCGCAGGCGCTCAGGGCAGCTCAGCACGTGGGTGGGTCTTCGCAGGCGGTGACCGGAAAGCTCGATGTGCGCGCCGTGTTCGACCGCCGCGACTCGTTCACCAGCAACTGGTCGGACGACGGTCAGGTCAAGTGGCTCGAGTCGGCCGGCATCGACCTGGCCCGCGGCCACGGCCGCATCACGGGCGAACGCGAGGTGACCGTGACCGATGCCGACGGCGCCGAGCGCGTGCTCACGGCCCGGCACGCTGTCGCGATCAGCACCGGATCGGATGCCGTCATCCCGCCCATCGACGGACTCCGCGGGGCCACCCCGTGGACCAGCCGCGAGGCGACGAGCGCAGAAGAGCTGCCCGAGAGCCTGGCCGTCATCGGCGGAGGCGTCGTGGCCGTCGAGATGGCGACTGCCTATGCCGCACTCGGCTCGAAGGTCACCGTGATCGCCCGCAGCGGCCTGCTCGGCGGGATGGAGCCCTTCGCGGGCGAGCGCGTCGCCGCAGGCCTCAAGGAACTCGGCGTCGACGTGCGCACCGGCACGGGCACCACATCCGTGCGCCGCGGCGCGGACGGCGTGACCATCACCCTCGACGGCGGCGAGGAGATCACCGCGACCGAGGTGCTGGCCGCGACGGGTCGCTCGCCCCGAAGCGGTGACATCGGCCTCGACGTCGTGGGCCTGGAACCCGGTCGCTGGATCGACGTCGACGACACGCTCCGCGTCCCCGGATCCGACTGGCTCTATGCGGTCGGCGACGTCAACGGTCGCGTGCTCCTCACCCATCAGGGCAAGTACCAGGCGCGCGCCGCCGGCGATGTGATCGTCGCCCGTGCCCAGGGCGAAGATGTGGACGACGCCCCGTGGGGTCGTCACGTCGCGACCGCCGACCAGGCCGCCGTTCCGCAGGTCACGTTCTCGATTCCCGAAGTCGGGTCCGTCGGGCTCACCGAGGCCCAGGCGACGAAGGCCGGCATCGCGGTGAAGGCCGTCGACTACGACCTGGGCTGGGTCGCCGGCGCGAGCCTCTACGAAGACGGCTTCGAAGGCCAGGCGCGACTCGTGGTCGACACCGACCGCGACATCGTGATCGGTGCGACGTTCGTCGGGCCCGAGGTGGCGGAACTGGTGCACGCGGCGACCGTGGCGGTCGTCGGAGAGGTGCCGATCGCCCGCCTCTGGCATGCGGTGCCGTCGTATCCCACGATCAGCGAGATCTGGCTGCGACTGCTGGAGGGGTACGGTCGCGACTCCGCCTGA
- a CDS encoding DUF427 domain-containing protein, whose protein sequence is MKAVLAGTVIAEADESDLARIEGNWYFPPASITPGVLVESPTPYTCPWKGEAQYYSVQIDGELHTDYAWSYPNPYPSAFDRVGKDFSGFVAFDPRVEVGP, encoded by the coding sequence ATGAAGGCTGTACTCGCAGGAACCGTCATCGCCGAAGCTGACGAGAGCGATCTCGCCCGCATCGAGGGGAACTGGTACTTCCCGCCGGCGTCCATCACGCCCGGAGTTCTCGTCGAGAGCCCCACGCCCTACACCTGTCCGTGGAAGGGTGAGGCTCAGTACTACTCGGTGCAGATCGACGGCGAGCTCCACACCGACTACGCGTGGTCGTATCCGAACCCCTACCCCTCCGCCTTCGATCGGGTGGGCAAGGACTTCTCCGGGTTCGTCGCCTTCGATCCGCGCGTCGAGGTCGGCCCGTAG
- a CDS encoding ATP-binding cassette domain-containing protein, protein MIEFRNVTKRFPGGALAVNDFSLVLPSRKTTVFVGSSGCGKTTLLRMINRMVEPTSGEVEIDGESVLQGDPVALRRRIGYVMQNSGLMPHFTVIDNVATVLRLTGVKKAAAHKRARELLDTVGLDQALAERYPSQLSGGQQQRVGVARGLAADPNILLMDEPFGAVDPIVRADLQQETLRLQRELDKTVVFVTHDIDEAFLLGDQVVILDKGARIVQVGSPSEIIENPADDFVSAFIGAERGRRALHLKQTPHGTVVVDGEGRTQGAIIDVPDAVTDALLSEESATKGAP, encoded by the coding sequence ATGATCGAGTTCCGCAACGTCACCAAGCGCTTCCCCGGCGGCGCCCTCGCCGTCAATGACTTCAGCCTCGTGCTGCCCTCGCGAAAGACCACGGTGTTCGTCGGCTCGTCCGGCTGCGGTAAGACCACTCTGCTCCGCATGATCAACCGCATGGTCGAGCCGACTTCCGGCGAGGTCGAGATCGACGGCGAGAGCGTGCTCCAGGGTGACCCGGTGGCCCTGCGTCGACGCATCGGCTACGTGATGCAGAACTCCGGCCTCATGCCGCACTTCACGGTCATCGACAACGTGGCCACGGTGCTGCGCCTGACCGGCGTGAAGAAGGCTGCCGCCCATAAGCGCGCACGGGAACTGCTCGACACGGTCGGCCTCGACCAGGCACTCGCCGAGCGGTACCCGAGCCAGTTGTCCGGCGGCCAGCAGCAGCGCGTCGGTGTGGCCCGCGGTCTTGCCGCCGACCCGAACATCCTGCTCATGGACGAGCCCTTCGGTGCGGTCGACCCCATCGTGCGGGCCGACCTGCAGCAGGAGACCCTGCGGCTGCAGCGCGAGCTCGACAAGACGGTCGTGTTCGTCACGCACGACATCGACGAGGCGTTCCTGCTCGGCGACCAGGTCGTCATCCTCGACAAGGGCGCGCGCATCGTTCAGGTGGGCAGCCCCAGCGAGATCATCGAGAACCCGGCAGACGACTTCGTCTCGGCGTTCATCGGCGCCGAACGCGGACGCCGTGCTCTGCACCTCAAGCAGACGCCGCACGGCACCGTGGTGGTCGACGGCGAGGGTCGCACCCAGGGGGCGATCATCGATGTTCCTGATGCCGTGACCGACGCGCTTCTGAGCGAGGAGAGCGCGACGAAGGGCGCTCCGTGA
- a CDS encoding ABC transporter permease subunit: MNWIGDNLGLILELTGIHLQQSAIAIVLGFVLSLPLGWVAWRYQLVKGPVIVLTGLLYTIPSLALLILLPSVAGYPARSPVNLIIGLTIYAVAILVRAVSDGLDSVDPAIRQSATAMGYGGFRRFWTVDFPLAGPVVLAGLRVAAVSTISLATVGILVGVNNLGYLFTNGLQRRILAEVFAGVIAVVVIALVIDLLLLLLGRALMPWTRAAKTPSAARQAATLRTAA, encoded by the coding sequence GTGAACTGGATCGGCGACAATCTCGGCCTCATCCTCGAGCTGACCGGGATCCACCTGCAGCAGAGCGCGATCGCCATCGTGCTCGGCTTCGTGCTGTCGCTGCCGCTGGGGTGGGTCGCATGGCGTTATCAGCTGGTGAAGGGGCCGGTCATCGTTCTCACCGGACTCCTCTACACGATCCCCTCGCTCGCGCTGCTGATCCTTCTCCCATCCGTCGCCGGATATCCCGCCCGCAGCCCCGTGAACCTCATCATCGGCCTCACGATCTACGCGGTCGCGATCCTGGTGCGCGCGGTATCCGACGGCCTCGACTCGGTCGACCCCGCCATCCGGCAATCCGCGACCGCGATGGGTTACGGCGGCTTCCGCCGGTTCTGGACCGTCGACTTCCCGCTCGCCGGTCCCGTCGTGCTCGCCGGTCTCCGCGTGGCAGCCGTCAGCACCATCTCCCTCGCCACGGTCGGCATCCTGGTCGGGGTGAACAACCTCGGTTACCTGTTCACCAACGGCCTGCAGCGTCGCATCCTCGCCGAGGTGTTCGCCGGCGTCATCGCGGTGGTCGTGATCGCGCTCGTGATCGACCTGCTGCTCCTTCTCCTGGGTCGCGCACTGATGCCGTGGACGCGCGCGGCGAAGACACCGTCGGCCGCACGACAGGCCGCCACCCTGAGGACCGCCGCATGA
- a CDS encoding ABC transporter permease, translating into MNVFTDAFAWLFSPDRWEGPYSLPILFGQHMYYTLISVLIAGIIAIPLGWLIGHTGKGREIAVAVSGAARAIPSFGLMVLLVLILGVLRVPEAAIITFVLLAIPSLLAGAYTGLEAIDRRVLDSARSMGMTEWQVFWKVEVPLGLPLLVGGIRAALLQVIATVTIAAYVNLGGLGWPIIQGIPLRKFDQVLGGAILVAVLALVVDLIFALLQHAAVPAGVRAPTTTRRSRAAAASPAPATA; encoded by the coding sequence ATGAACGTGTTCACCGACGCCTTCGCCTGGCTCTTCTCCCCTGACCGCTGGGAGGGGCCGTACTCCCTGCCCATCCTGTTCGGCCAGCACATGTACTACACGCTGATCTCGGTGCTCATCGCCGGCATCATCGCGATTCCCCTGGGGTGGCTCATCGGTCACACCGGCAAAGGCCGTGAGATCGCGGTCGCGGTCTCCGGCGCGGCACGTGCCATCCCGTCTTTCGGTCTCATGGTGCTGCTCGTGCTGATCCTGGGCGTGCTCCGCGTTCCCGAGGCCGCGATCATCACGTTCGTGCTCCTCGCGATCCCCTCGCTCCTCGCCGGCGCCTACACCGGCCTCGAAGCCATCGACCGTCGCGTGCTCGACTCCGCGCGTTCGATGGGCATGACCGAGTGGCAGGTGTTCTGGAAGGTCGAGGTCCCGCTCGGTCTCCCGCTGCTCGTCGGCGGCATCCGCGCGGCGCTCTTGCAGGTGATCGCCACGGTCACGATCGCCGCATACGTGAACCTCGGCGGACTCGGCTGGCCGATCATCCAGGGCATTCCGCTGCGCAAGTTCGACCAGGTGCTCGGAGGGGCGATCCTCGTCGCGGTGCTCGCCCTGGTCGTCGACCTGATCTTCGCCCTGCTCCAGCACGCCGCCGTCCCCGCGGGGGTGCGCGCACCGACCACCACACGTCGCTCGCGCGCGGCCGCTGCCTCGCCGGCACCGGCCACCGCCTGA
- a CDS encoding ABC transporter substrate-binding protein produces MFTARKSRLALAGGAALAAVLVLGGCANSNPLDAPSEGSSSGGDTIVIGSQAYYSNEIIAEIYAQALEGADIKVDRQFNIGQRDAYMPDVESGAIDLFPEYTGNLLEYLDKDATATSPEDVYAALKEALPKGLTALDYAEASDQDTYTVLKSFAEENGLTTIGDLSKVTTPVTIGAAPEFEQRPYGPAAAKEVYGVDLGFSATGPTTLESLLAGEIQVADIYSADPAFQTEDIVALEDPENIILASNVVPIASSDVADEISDVINAVSKKLTAEELVGLNVQSTVDQKSAEDIAKKWLADNDLS; encoded by the coding sequence ATGTTCACAGCACGTAAGTCACGACTCGCCCTTGCCGGTGGTGCCGCGCTCGCCGCGGTGCTCGTCCTCGGCGGCTGCGCGAACAGCAACCCGCTCGACGCCCCGAGCGAAGGCTCGAGCTCCGGCGGCGACACGATCGTCATCGGCTCGCAGGCGTATTACTCGAACGAGATCATCGCCGAGATCTACGCGCAGGCTCTCGAGGGTGCCGACATCAAGGTCGACCGCCAGTTCAACATCGGACAGCGCGACGCCTACATGCCCGATGTCGAGTCCGGCGCGATCGACCTGTTCCCGGAGTACACCGGCAACCTGCTCGAGTACCTCGACAAGGACGCGACCGCCACCAGCCCGGAAGACGTCTACGCCGCGCTGAAGGAGGCGCTGCCCAAGGGCCTGACCGCTCTCGACTACGCCGAGGCGTCTGACCAGGACACCTACACCGTGCTGAAGAGCTTCGCCGAGGAAAACGGTCTCACCACGATCGGCGACCTCTCGAAGGTCACGACCCCGGTGACGATCGGTGCCGCTCCGGAGTTCGAGCAGCGTCCGTACGGTCCGGCTGCGGCCAAGGAGGTCTACGGCGTCGATCTCGGCTTCTCGGCCACCGGCCCGACCACGCTCGAGTCCCTGCTGGCCGGTGAGATCCAGGTCGCCGACATCTACTCGGCAGACCCGGCCTTCCAGACCGAAGACATCGTCGCGCTCGAAGACCCGGAGAACATCATCCTGGCCTCGAACGTCGTGCCGATCGCATCGAGCGACGTCGCCGACGAGATCTCCGACGTGATCAACGCGGTCAGCAAGAAGCTCACCGCCGAGGAGCTGGTGGGGCTGAACGTGCAGAGCACGGTCGACCAGAAGTCGGCAGAGGACATCGCCAAGAAGTGGCTGGCAGACAACGACCTCAGCTGA
- a CDS encoding AI-2E family transporter: protein MSNEEPPESAPHDDDASAATPAAPATGRRKAAPASVPAVADAPIPVVIEPTTPSRSFWTRIDRPFVFGFLVTLGGLGAIVIGLALSNLSTVLIYIALALFGALGLDPAVRFLERRGLSRVISVVITILALIVVFALVLWMIVPVVIDQIVSFVQSVPGMIKDFTHSDIYATLEAQFGDQFQELVAQVQSFLTDFGNLATIGGGALAVGASIATSISGAIVVLVLTLYFLASLPSMKQGLLRLAPARDRARAGDITDQITDSVGGYVMGMVVLAFCNATLAFLLYLFLGLPFPPLMAAIAFCITLIPLVGSVLFWILGTCLALFTNPIAALIFAAIYLVYMQIEAYVITPRVMNKAVSVPGSLVVIGALAGGTLLGLLGALVAVPVTASILIIIKQVLVPKQDARI, encoded by the coding sequence ATGAGCAACGAAGAGCCGCCGGAATCCGCGCCCCACGACGACGACGCATCCGCCGCGACTCCCGCCGCGCCGGCGACCGGCCGTCGCAAGGCCGCACCCGCATCCGTGCCGGCCGTCGCAGACGCTCCGATCCCGGTCGTGATCGAGCCGACGACGCCGAGCCGTTCGTTCTGGACGCGCATCGACCGCCCGTTCGTGTTCGGCTTCCTCGTGACGCTGGGTGGACTCGGGGCGATCGTGATCGGCCTCGCGCTGTCGAACCTGTCGACCGTGCTCATCTACATCGCCCTCGCCCTGTTCGGTGCGCTCGGACTCGACCCCGCCGTACGGTTCCTGGAACGCCGTGGCCTCTCGCGTGTGATCTCGGTGGTCATCACGATCCTCGCACTCATCGTGGTGTTCGCCCTCGTGCTCTGGATGATCGTTCCCGTCGTGATCGATCAGATCGTGAGCTTCGTGCAGTCCGTGCCCGGCATGATCAAGGACTTCACACACAGCGACATCTACGCGACCCTCGAAGCCCAGTTCGGCGACCAGTTCCAAGAACTGGTCGCCCAGGTGCAGTCCTTCCTCACCGACTTCGGCAACCTCGCGACGATCGGCGGCGGCGCCCTGGCCGTGGGCGCTTCGATCGCCACCAGCATCTCCGGAGCCATCGTCGTGCTCGTGCTGACGTTGTACTTCCTCGCGTCGCTGCCGTCGATGAAGCAGGGTCTGCTGCGTCTCGCCCCCGCCCGCGACCGCGCTCGTGCCGGCGACATCACCGACCAGATCACCGACTCGGTCGGCGGCTACGTGATGGGCATGGTCGTGCTCGCGTTCTGCAACGCGACGCTCGCGTTCCTGCTCTACCTCTTCCTCGGGTTGCCGTTCCCCCCGCTGATGGCGGCCATCGCCTTCTGCATCACGTTGATCCCGCTGGTCGGCTCGGTGCTGTTCTGGATCCTCGGCACCTGCCTGGCGCTGTTCACCAACCCGATCGCCGCCCTGATCTTCGCGGCGATCTACCTCGTCTACATGCAGATCGAGGCCTACGTGATCACCCCTCGCGTCATGAACAAGGCGGTCTCGGTGCCGGGTTCTCTCGTCGTGATCGGTGCTCTCGCCGGCGGCACGCTGCTCGGTCTGCTCGGGGCGCTGGTCGCCGTGCCGGTGACCGCGTCGATCCTCATCATCATCAAACAGGTTCTCGTCCCGAAGCAGGACGCCCGGATCTGA
- a CDS encoding chorismate mutase, which yields MTAAEDPKAELLRLRATIDNIDAALIFMLAERFRATQQVGHLKAEHEMPASDPNREEQQVARLRALAEEAHLDPEFAEKWFNFVVAEVIRHHTEAAESR from the coding sequence ATGACCGCCGCCGAGGACCCGAAGGCCGAACTGCTCCGGCTTCGCGCCACCATCGACAACATCGACGCCGCACTGATCTTCATGCTGGCCGAGCGCTTCCGCGCGACTCAGCAGGTCGGGCATCTGAAAGCGGAGCATGAGATGCCGGCATCGGACCCGAATCGGGAGGAACAGCAGGTCGCCCGGCTGCGTGCTCTCGCCGAGGAAGCGCACCTCGACCCGGAGTTCGCGGAGAAGTGGTTCAACTTCGTGGTGGCAGAGGTCATCCGTCACCACACCGAAGCGGCCGAGAGCCGCTGA
- a CDS encoding ROK family protein, which yields MLSTDDGLDTQASVRRANLRRALQLVFRNPGTQTRAGIARSTGLTAATASSLVAELIENRLIVEGEQAASTGGKRATTLSVDADHHLILVLVIQPLHADIALVALDGTEVDLRRVSYTAENRDRTLDEAVSAVAEEFGGRLLAAGVQLPGTTDGRSVLESVQLKWQNVPLADRFERVLGAPVLLINDVDAEAIAEAGMEESPSGYRLFIHLGGGVGAAVTLDGELAPGPRDRAGEIGHVQVVFGDAARACRCGQRGCLESAAALGAMLGDDFSDAMDAPEIRALAAQADEEQLDEGARALARAVKLIGALLDPIEVVIGGPATELGPRFLDRVRRETEYPARGTAQVPVRYADPRVSLAAGAAQAALTSALGVRWNPEQLRAASTSRS from the coding sequence ATGCTCAGCACGGATGACGGCCTCGACACCCAGGCGTCTGTTCGGCGTGCGAACCTGCGCCGGGCTCTGCAGCTGGTCTTCCGGAATCCGGGCACGCAGACGCGCGCGGGCATCGCGAGGTCGACCGGGCTGACCGCCGCTACCGCGTCATCGCTGGTCGCCGAACTCATCGAGAACCGGCTGATCGTCGAAGGGGAGCAGGCGGCGAGCACCGGTGGCAAACGGGCGACCACTCTGAGCGTCGATGCGGACCATCACCTGATCCTGGTGCTGGTGATCCAGCCCCTGCACGCCGACATCGCTCTCGTGGCGCTCGACGGCACCGAGGTCGACCTCCGTCGCGTGAGCTACACCGCCGAGAACCGCGACCGCACCCTCGACGAGGCGGTGTCGGCCGTGGCGGAGGAGTTCGGCGGACGGCTCCTGGCCGCCGGCGTGCAGCTGCCGGGCACGACCGATGGGCGATCGGTGCTCGAGAGCGTGCAGCTCAAGTGGCAGAACGTCCCCCTCGCCGACCGGTTCGAGCGTGTGCTGGGAGCGCCCGTGCTGCTGATCAACGACGTCGACGCCGAAGCCATCGCCGAGGCGGGTATGGAGGAGTCGCCGTCCGGCTACCGCCTCTTCATCCATCTCGGCGGCGGTGTCGGCGCGGCCGTCACGCTCGACGGCGAGCTGGCTCCCGGCCCCCGAGACCGCGCGGGTGAGATCGGACATGTGCAGGTCGTGTTCGGCGACGCCGCGCGCGCCTGCCGATGCGGGCAGCGCGGCTGCCTGGAATCGGCCGCCGCTCTCGGGGCGATGCTCGGCGACGACTTCTCCGACGCCATGGATGCCCCGGAGATCCGCGCGCTCGCGGCTCAGGCCGACGAGGAGCAACTCGATGAGGGGGCTCGCGCGCTGGCCAGAGCCGTCAAGCTCATCGGCGCGCTGCTCGACCCGATCGAGGTCGTCATCGGCGGCCCGGCAACCGAGCTCGGACCGCGCTTCCTCGATCGCGTGCGCCGTGAGACCGAGTACCCCGCCCGCGGCACGGCGCAGGTTCCGGTGCGCTACGCCGATCCTCGTGTGTCGCTCGCCGCCGGAGCCGCCCAGGCCGCACTGACGTCGGCGCTCGGCGTGCGCTGGAATCCCGAGCAGCTGCGCGCGGCATCGACGTCGCGCTCCTGA
- a CDS encoding carbohydrate ABC transporter permease, whose protein sequence is MTMTETELVTTAGGRGRRTPPTPGRKRRYTEDQVTLPRVILRTVAGLLVLAIFVLPYLIMFFGSVKTKSQIRSVDPTYLPIEWHWENYISMWSTPETPLPYNLISTIVIAVFATLLVLLVSLPAAYYTARFKFPGRMVFLFLVIVTQMLQPAVLTSGLFRQFTVLGLGDTWIAMIFINAAFNLSFAVWIMHSFFAGIPKEVDEAAQIDGAGRFTVLFKINLPLVWPGIVTAIVFTFVACWNEFAASLVILSTDKNQPLSVALTKFVGQYETSWQYVFGVSIVAILPVVILFMLIEKRLVGGLTAGSVK, encoded by the coding sequence ATGACCATGACCGAGACCGAGCTCGTGACCACCGCCGGAGGCCGCGGTCGTCGCACGCCGCCGACACCCGGCCGCAAGCGCCGCTACACCGAAGACCAGGTCACGCTGCCCCGGGTGATCCTGCGCACCGTCGCCGGTCTCCTGGTGCTCGCCATCTTCGTGCTGCCCTACCTGATCATGTTCTTCGGCTCGGTGAAGACCAAGTCGCAGATCCGGTCGGTCGATCCGACCTACCTCCCGATCGAGTGGCACTGGGAGAACTACATCTCGATGTGGTCCACCCCCGAGACGCCCCTGCCGTACAACCTGATCTCGACCATCGTCATCGCCGTGTTCGCGACGCTGCTGGTCCTGCTGGTCTCGCTTCCGGCGGCGTACTACACGGCGCGCTTCAAGTTCCCCGGCCGCATGGTGTTCCTGTTCCTGGTCATCGTCACGCAGATGCTGCAGCCGGCCGTGCTCACCTCGGGTCTGTTCCGCCAGTTCACCGTGCTCGGACTCGGCGACACCTGGATCGCGATGATCTTCATCAACGCGGCCTTCAACCTGTCGTTCGCGGTGTGGATCATGCACTCGTTCTTCGCCGGCATCCCCAAGGAGGTCGACGAGGCCGCGCAGATCGACGGCGCCGGGCGCTTCACCGTGCTGTTCAAGATCAACCTGCCGCTCGTGTGGCCGGGCATCGTCACGGCGATCGTGTTCACCTTCGTCGCCTGCTGGAACGAGTTCGCGGCATCGCTCGTGATCCTGTCGACCGACAAGAACCAGCCGTTGTCGGTCGCTCTGACCAAGTTCGTCGGTCAGTACGAGACGAGCTGGCAGTACGTGTTCGGCGTCTCGATCGTCGCGATCCTGCCCGTGGTCATCCTGTTCATGCTCATCGAGAAGCGTCTCGTCGGCGGCTTGACGGCGGGCAGCGTCAAGTAG